A single Suricata suricatta isolate VVHF042 chromosome 2, meerkat_22Aug2017_6uvM2_HiC, whole genome shotgun sequence DNA region contains:
- the ZMIZ2 gene encoding zinc finger MIZ domain-containing protein 2 isoform X4: protein MNPMHPVKPALPPTPHGDGPFAYEAVPWQQSATQPAGSLSVVTTVWGVGNAAQSQVLGNPMGPAGSPPGGSVMPGMAGSGPALNPPQCLGQQAFAEGAASKGFGGYPGGPGFAAGYAGGPGGPGGLGLPSHATRPSTDFTQAAAAAAVAAAAATATATATATVAALQEKQSQELSQYGAMGAGQAFNSQFLQHGGPRGPSVPGSMNPASVGGLLGPSGMNPMGTNPTRAAGMAPLYAGQRLPQHGYPGPPQAQPLPRQGVKRAYSSEVYPGQQYLPGSQYGPSATQYTPSAGQPPAPSSYPGHRLPLQQGVGQSLSASGPAGLHYKPTRSIPGYPSSPLPGSPTPPMTPSSSVPYMTTSQEVKSPFLPDLKPSMSSLHPSPPGSGPGDELRLTFPVRDGVVLEPFRLQHNLAVSNHAFQLRDSVYKTLMLRPDLELQFKCYHHEDRQTNTNWPASVQVSVNATPLTIERGDNKTSHKPLYLKHVCQPGRNTIQITVTACCCSHLFVLQLVHRPSVRSVLQGLLRKRLLPAEHCITKIKRNFSSGTIPGTPGPNGEDGVEQTAIKVSLKCPITFRRIQLPARGHDCRHIQCFDLESYLQLNCERGTWRCPVCNKTALLEGLEVDQYMLGILIYIQNSDYEEITIDPTCSWKPVPVKPDAHAKEEPDGPALKRCRTVSPAHVLVPSVMEMIAALGPAAAPSAPLQPSSAPAPGDYPGQGSNFLGPGTFPESFPPTTPSTTALPEFIQGPPPSSYQPDIPSSLLTPEKSAPCLPGQMAPAGHLDPAHNPGPPGLLAPSLGGPPGPQLHHPNPPPTSRQPLGPVSSGPIGELAFSTTTGVMGPPMSGAGEAPEPALDLLPELTNPEELLSYLGPPDLPTNSNDDLLSLFENN, encoded by the exons ATGAACCCCATGCACCCTGTGaaacctgccctgccccccacgccGCACGG TGATGGTCCATTTGCTTATGAGGCGGTGCCTTGGCAACAGAGTGCCACTCAGCCGGCAGGGTCGCTGTCCGTCGTCACGACTGTGTGGGGCGTCGGCAACGCAGCACAGAGTCAG GTTTTGGGGAACCCCATGGGCCCTGCAGGGAGCCCCCCCGGTGGCTCTGTGATGCCTGGCATGGCGGGCAGTGGCCCTGCCCTGAACCCCCCACAGTGCCTCGGACAGCAGGCGTTCGCTGAGGGTGCCGCCAGCAAGGGCTTTGGGGGCTACCCCGGGGGCCCTGGCTTCGCTGCTGG GTATGCGGGTGGCCCGGGGGGGCCAGGGGGCCTGGGTCTGCCCTCACATGCCACACGACCCTCCACCGATTTTACtcaggcggcggcggcggctgcggtGGCTGCTGCTGCAGCCACCGCCACGGCCACCGCCACGGCCACGGTGGCCGCCCTCCAGGAGAAGCAGAGCCAGGAGCTGAGCCAGTATGGAGCG atGGGGGCTGGGCAGGCTTTTAACAGCCAGTTCCTACAGCATGGAGGTCCCCGGGGGCCCAGCGTCCCTGGCAGCATGAACCCTGCCAGCGTGGGAGGGCTGTTGGGCCCCTCTGGCATGAACCCCATGGGCACAAACCCCACCCGGGCAGCAGGCATGGCACCTCTCTATGCAGGGCAGCGCCTGCCCCAGCATGGGTACCCTGGGCCTCCGcaggcacagcccctgccccGACAGGGCGTCAAGAGAGCCTACTCCAGCGAG GTTTATCCAGGGCAGCAATACCTGCCAGGAAGCCAGTACGGGCCCAGTGCCACCCAGTACACACCCAGCGCcgggcagccccctgccccctcctcctacCCTGGGCACCGGCTGCCCCTGCAGCAGGGCGTGGGCCAGTCCCTGTCTGCCTCTGGCCCCGCAGGACTGCACTACAAG CCCACCCGTTCCATCCCTGGCTACCCCAGCTCCCCACTGCCCGGGAGCCCCACGCCACCCATGACCCCCAGCAGCAGTGTCCCCTACATGACCACCAGCCAGGAGGTCAAGTCTCCCTTCCTGCCAGACCTCAAGCCCAGCATGAGCTCCTTGCACCCGTCACCCCCTG GCAGCGGCCCCGGTGACGAGCTGCGCCTGACCTTCCCTGTGCGGGACGGGGTTGTCCTGGAGCCCTTCCGCCTTCAGCACAACCTGGCTGTGAGCAACCACGCCTTCCAGCTCCGGGACTCTGTCTACAAGACCCTGATGTTGAG GCCGGACCTGGAGCTGCAGTTCAAGTGCTATCACCATGAGGACCGGCAGACCAACACCAACTGGCCGGCTTCGGTGCAGGTCAGCGTCAATGCCACCCCGCTCACCATCGAGCGTGGTGACAACAAGACGTCCCACAAGCCGCTATACCTGAAGCACGTGTGCCAGCCGGGCCGCAATACCATCCAGATCACAGTCACTGCCTGCTGCTGT TCCCACTTGTTTGTGCTGCAGCTGGTGCACCGGCCGTCCGTCCGCTCGGTGCTGCAGGGCCTGCTCAGGAAGCGCCTCCTGCCCGCCGAGCACTGCATTACCAAGA TAAAGCGCAACTTCAGCAGCGGCACCATCCCTGGCACCCCTGGGCCCAACGGAGAGGACGGGGTGGAGCAAACGGCCATAAAGGTGTCCCTCAAGTGTCCCATCACCTTCCGCAGAATCCAACTCCCTGCTCGAGGTCATGACTGTCGCCACATACAG TGTTTCGACCTGGAGTCCTACCTGCAGCTCAACTGTGAGCGGGGGACCTGGCGGTGCCCCGTGTGCAA CAAGACAGCGCTGCTGGAGGGCCTGGAGGTGGACCAGTACATGCTGGGCATTCTCATTTACATCCAGAA CTCTGACTATGAGGAGATCACCATCGACCCCACGTGCAGCTGGAAGCCGGTGCCCGTGAAGCCCGATGCTCACGCCAAAGAAGAGCCAGATGGGCCAGCGCTGAAGCGATGTCGCACTGTGAGCCCTGCGCACGTGCTCGTGCCCAGCGTGATGGAGATGATAGCGGCCCTGGGCCCTGCCGCTGCCCCCTCCGCTCCCCTGCAACCCTCCTCGGCCCCAGCCCCTGGTGACTACCCTGGCCAGG GTTCCAACTTCCTGGGACCCGGGACCTTTCCTGAGTCCTTCCCACCCACCACGCCCAGCACCACTGCCCTTCCTGAGTTCATCCAGGGGCCACCCCCCAGCTCCTACCAGCCTGACAttcccagcagcctcctgacACCAGAGAAGtctgccccctgcctcccaggccag ATGGCGCCAGCAGGCCACCTGGACCCTGCCCACAACCCAGGGCCTCCAGGCCTACTCGCCCCCAGCCTTGGagggcccccagggccccagctgcACCATCCAAACCCTCCCCCAACATCCCGGCAGCCCCTGGGCCCAGTGAGCTCGGGCCCCATCGGCGAGCTGGCCTTCAGCACTACCACAGGCGTGATGGGGCCCCCCATGTCTGGGGCGGGGGAGGCCCCAGAACCAGCCCTGGAC CTACTCCCAGAACTGACCAACCCCGAGGAGCTGCTGTCCTACCTGGGCCCACCTGACCTTCCCACAAACAGCAATGAtgacctgctctctctcttcgaGAACAACTGA
- the ZMIZ2 gene encoding zinc finger MIZ domain-containing protein 2 isoform X6 produces the protein MGAGQAFNSQFLQHGGPRGPSVPGSMNPASVGGLLGPSGMNPMGTNPTRAAGMAPLYAGQRLPQHGYPGPPQAQPLPRQGVKRAYSSEVYPGQQYLPGSQYGPSATQYTPSAGQPPAPSSYPGHRLPLQQGVGQSLSASGPAGLHYKPAEQFNGQGASFNGGSVSYSQPSLSGPTRSIPGYPSSPLPGSPTPPMTPSSSVPYMTTSQEVKSPFLPDLKPSMSSLHPSPPDPGSRVAGSQQHGLLPGSGPGDELRLTFPVRDGVVLEPFRLQHNLAVSNHAFQLRDSVYKTLMLRPDLELQFKCYHHEDRQTNTNWPASVQVSVNATPLTIERGDNKTSHKPLYLKHVCQPGRNTIQITVTACCCSHLFVLQLVHRPSVRSVLQGLLRKRLLPAEHCITKIKRNFSSGTIPGTPGPNGEDGVEQTAIKVSLKCPITFRRIQLPARGHDCRHIQCFDLESYLQLNCERGTWRCPVCNKTALLEGLEVDQYMLGILIYIQNSDYEEITIDPTCSWKPVPVKPDAHAKEEPDGPALKRCRTVSPAHVLVPSVMEMIAALGPAAAPSAPLQPSSAPAPGDYPGQGSNFLGPGTFPESFPPTTPSTTALPEFIQGPPPSSYQPDIPSSLLTPEKSAPCLPGQMAPAGHLDPAHNPGPPGLLAPSLGGPPGPQLHHPNPPPTSRQPLGPVSSGPIGELAFSTTTGVMGPPMSGAGEAPEPALDLLPELTNPEELLSYLGPPDLPTNSNDDLLSLFENN, from the exons atGGGGGCTGGGCAGGCTTTTAACAGCCAGTTCCTACAGCATGGAGGTCCCCGGGGGCCCAGCGTCCCTGGCAGCATGAACCCTGCCAGCGTGGGAGGGCTGTTGGGCCCCTCTGGCATGAACCCCATGGGCACAAACCCCACCCGGGCAGCAGGCATGGCACCTCTCTATGCAGGGCAGCGCCTGCCCCAGCATGGGTACCCTGGGCCTCCGcaggcacagcccctgccccGACAGGGCGTCAAGAGAGCCTACTCCAGCGAG GTTTATCCAGGGCAGCAATACCTGCCAGGAAGCCAGTACGGGCCCAGTGCCACCCAGTACACACCCAGCGCcgggcagccccctgccccctcctcctacCCTGGGCACCGGCTGCCCCTGCAGCAGGGCGTGGGCCAGTCCCTGTCTGCCTCTGGCCCCGCAGGACTGCACTACAAG CCCGCAGAACAGTTCAACGGGCAGGGTGCCAGCTTCAACGGGGGAAGCGTCAGCTACAGCCAGCCCAGCCTGAGTGGG CCCACCCGTTCCATCCCTGGCTACCCCAGCTCCCCACTGCCCGGGAGCCCCACGCCACCCATGACCCCCAGCAGCAGTGTCCCCTACATGACCACCAGCCAGGAGGTCAAGTCTCCCTTCCTGCCAGACCTCAAGCCCAGCATGAGCTCCTTGCACCCGTCACCCCCTG ATCCTGGCTCGAGGGTGGCTGGCTCACAGCAGCATGGCCTGCTCCCAGGCAGCGGCCCCGGTGACGAGCTGCGCCTGACCTTCCCTGTGCGGGACGGGGTTGTCCTGGAGCCCTTCCGCCTTCAGCACAACCTGGCTGTGAGCAACCACGCCTTCCAGCTCCGGGACTCTGTCTACAAGACCCTGATGTTGAG GCCGGACCTGGAGCTGCAGTTCAAGTGCTATCACCATGAGGACCGGCAGACCAACACCAACTGGCCGGCTTCGGTGCAGGTCAGCGTCAATGCCACCCCGCTCACCATCGAGCGTGGTGACAACAAGACGTCCCACAAGCCGCTATACCTGAAGCACGTGTGCCAGCCGGGCCGCAATACCATCCAGATCACAGTCACTGCCTGCTGCTGT TCCCACTTGTTTGTGCTGCAGCTGGTGCACCGGCCGTCCGTCCGCTCGGTGCTGCAGGGCCTGCTCAGGAAGCGCCTCCTGCCCGCCGAGCACTGCATTACCAAGA TAAAGCGCAACTTCAGCAGCGGCACCATCCCTGGCACCCCTGGGCCCAACGGAGAGGACGGGGTGGAGCAAACGGCCATAAAGGTGTCCCTCAAGTGTCCCATCACCTTCCGCAGAATCCAACTCCCTGCTCGAGGTCATGACTGTCGCCACATACAG TGTTTCGACCTGGAGTCCTACCTGCAGCTCAACTGTGAGCGGGGGACCTGGCGGTGCCCCGTGTGCAA CAAGACAGCGCTGCTGGAGGGCCTGGAGGTGGACCAGTACATGCTGGGCATTCTCATTTACATCCAGAA CTCTGACTATGAGGAGATCACCATCGACCCCACGTGCAGCTGGAAGCCGGTGCCCGTGAAGCCCGATGCTCACGCCAAAGAAGAGCCAGATGGGCCAGCGCTGAAGCGATGTCGCACTGTGAGCCCTGCGCACGTGCTCGTGCCCAGCGTGATGGAGATGATAGCGGCCCTGGGCCCTGCCGCTGCCCCCTCCGCTCCCCTGCAACCCTCCTCGGCCCCAGCCCCTGGTGACTACCCTGGCCAGG GTTCCAACTTCCTGGGACCCGGGACCTTTCCTGAGTCCTTCCCACCCACCACGCCCAGCACCACTGCCCTTCCTGAGTTCATCCAGGGGCCACCCCCCAGCTCCTACCAGCCTGACAttcccagcagcctcctgacACCAGAGAAGtctgccccctgcctcccaggccag ATGGCGCCAGCAGGCCACCTGGACCCTGCCCACAACCCAGGGCCTCCAGGCCTACTCGCCCCCAGCCTTGGagggcccccagggccccagctgcACCATCCAAACCCTCCCCCAACATCCCGGCAGCCCCTGGGCCCAGTGAGCTCGGGCCCCATCGGCGAGCTGGCCTTCAGCACTACCACAGGCGTGATGGGGCCCCCCATGTCTGGGGCGGGGGAGGCCCCAGAACCAGCCCTGGAC CTACTCCCAGAACTGACCAACCCCGAGGAGCTGCTGTCCTACCTGGGCCCACCTGACCTTCCCACAAACAGCAATGAtgacctgctctctctcttcgaGAACAACTGA